From Pelmatolapia mariae isolate MD_Pm_ZW linkage group LG1, Pm_UMD_F_2, whole genome shotgun sequence, one genomic window encodes:
- the pigb gene encoding GPI mannosyltransferase 3, with translation MENLRSRLKFGSKVEDVKLRRRKSQLYSRQEESPLNIGVLSVTVFCVVFRLINCLLVQTSFVPDEYWQSLEVSHRMVFNYGYLTWEWKAGIRGFSYPLLFAFLYKILQFISYDSVQLLIWLPRILQSLLASFADVKFFFLLQTLENQDVARWTFFCHMCSWFTWFCCTRTLTNSMEATITTLALSYFPLPGTKTHSSKKYLALVALAVIIRPTAVIVWFPLLLYHFWQEDNKLRLITHNYIPTGTLAVVTSTAIDCFFYEKCTPVQFNFLKFNILHSVADFYGSHPWHWYLTQGFAVVIGPHLPLFLHGCMLAFKRYKILLAAVIWTIAVYSLLPHKEFRFIYPVLPFCMVFCGISLAHLKSWRRPAAAVLLSANLIPALYTGLIHQRGTLEVMNHLQPLCDVGTVSTTRPQPDVLFLMPCHSTPFYSHIHCPIKMRFLECPPDLGEEAYVDEAERFYEEPLLWFRTSFPYESSLPTHLIMFDVLEKEISVFLEGNNFVRAAKIFHTHFPEGRVGGSIFIYERH, from the exons ATGGAGAATCTGCGCTCACGGCTGAAGTTTGGGAGCAAAGTGGAGGACGTGAAGCTGAGGAGACGTAAATCCCAGCTGTACTCCAGGCAGGAGGAGAGTCCTCTGAACATCG GTGTGCTGAGCGTGACCGTGTTTTGTGTGGTGTTCAGACTGATTAACTGCCTCCTGGTTCAAACCAGCTTCGTCCCAGATGAGTACTGGCAGTCTCTGGAGGTCTCCCATAGGATGGTCTTCAA TTATGGGTATCTGACCTGGGAATGGAAGGCGGGAATAAGAGGATTCTCATATCCACTTCTCTTTGCATTCTTATATAAGATCTTACAGTTCATCAGCTACGACTCGGTTCAGCTGCTG ATTTGGCTTCCGCGAATTCTTCAGTCGCTTCTGGCTTCGTTTGCTGACGTGAAATTCTTCTTCCTGCTTCAAACACTGGAAAATCAGGATGTTGCAAGATGGACA TTcttctgtcacatgtgctcctGGTTTACGTGGTTCTGCTGCACCAGGACTCTGACCAACAGCATGGAGGCCACCATCACCACTCTGGCTCTTTCTTACTTTCCTCTGCCCGGGaccaaaacacacagcag TAAGAAGTACTTGGCCCTGGTGGCCTTGGCTGTGATTATTCGCCCGACGGCCGTGATCGTCTGGTTTCCTCTGCTGTTGTATCATTTCTGGCAGGAAGACAACAAACTGAGGCTCATCACTCATAACTACATTCCCACAGG GACGTTGGCTGTCGTCACTTCAACGGCGATTGACTGTTTTTTCTATGAGAAG TGTACACCAGTGCAGTTCAACTTCCTCAAGTTTAACATCTTGCACAGTGTGGCTGATTTCTACGGCTCTCACCCCTGGCACTGGTACCTCACTCAGGGCTTTGCCGTGGTGATCGGCCCtcatctccctctctttcttcatGGTTGCATGCTCGCCTTCAAGAGATACAAAATCCTGCTGGCAGCTGTCATCTGGACCATCGCAGTTTACAG TTTGCTTCCACACAAGGAGTTCAGATTCATTTATCCAGTGCTGCCTTTCTGTATGGTCTTCTGTG GGATTTCTTTGGCTCATCTGAAATCGTGGCGTCGACCTGCAGCAGCCGTCTTGTTATCGGCCAATCTTATTCCTGCTCTGTACACTGGTCTGATTCACCAGCGAGGCACTCTGGAAGTCATGAACCACCTACAGCCACTTTGTGACGTAGGCACTGTCTCCACCACCCGTCCACAGCCGGATGTCCTCTTTCTCATGCCCTGCCACTCAACACCCTTCTACAG CCACATCCACTGCCCGATTAAGATGAGATTTCTCGAGTGTCCTCCAGATCTGGGAGAGGAAGCTTACGTGGATGAAGCTGAGAGATTTTACGAGGAGCCTCTTCTCTGGTTCAGGACCTCGTTCCCATACGAGTCCTCTCTGCCCACCCATCTGATCATGTTTGATGTTTTGGAAAAG GAAATCTCTGTATTTTTGGAAGGGAATAACTTTGTGAGGGCAGCAAAGATATTTCACACTCATTTTCCTGAAGGAAGAGTCGGAGGAAGCATCTTTATTTATGAAAGGCACTGA
- the rab27a gene encoding ras-related protein Rab-27A, with protein MSDGEYDYLIKFLALGDSGVGKTSFLYQYTDSKFNSKFITTVGIDFREKRVLYKSPGPDGTSSKGQKIHMQLWDTAGQERFRSLTTAFFRDAMGFLLLFDLTNEQSFLNVRHWMSQLQIHAYCENPDIVLCGNKCDLSDQRVISENQARELAEKYGIPYFETSAANGHNVSQAVEVLLDLIMKRMERCVDKSWIPDGTVRANGPFTPDLSEGSDRSRCAC; from the exons ATGTCTGATGGGGAATATGATTACCTCATCAAATTTCTAGCCCTTGGTGACTCTGGCGTGGGAAAAACAAGCTTCCTGTACCAGTACACAGATAGCAAGTTTAACTCCAAGTTCATCACTACAGTCGGAATAGACTTCAGAGAAAAACGAGTG CTGTACAAATCACCTGGTCCAGATGGCACATCAAGCAAAGGACAGAAGATCCACATGCAGCTGTGGGACACTGCAGGACAGGAGAG GTTTCGAAGTTTGACGACTGCTTTCTTCAGAGATGCGATgggtttcctcctcctcttcgaCCTCACAAACGAGCAAAGCTTCCTCAACGTCAGACACTGGATGA GTCAGTTACAGATCCATGCATACTGTGAAAATCCGGACATCGTTCTGTGTGGGAACAAATGTGACCTGTCGGACCAGAGAGTGATCAGTGAAAACCAGGCTCGTGAACTCGCCGAGAAGTACGG AATCCCGTATTTTGAGACGAGTGCTGCAAACGGGCATAACGTGAGCCAGGCCGTGGAAGTCCTGCTGGATCTCATCATGAAGAGGATGGAACGATGTGTGGACAAGTCCTGGATCCCCGACGGGACTGTCCGAGCTAACGGACCCTTCACCCCAGACCTCTCAGAGGGCTCCGACAGAAGCAGATGTGCATGTTAG
- the ccpg1 gene encoding cell cycle progression protein 1 isoform X1, whose protein sequence is MSETSSDAESSCGWTIISNEGSDIETLGSETAVEYGAELLERPLVEEPEAQDVQTSVSAAVCAEERTADSLDNTLGEQTLDETLNASEAGDEAAGKEPVLSSSDLSDIVTLPDLKEGEHAEVEEEAAVSEDLYLGTSCSSQYTFSAAETGLLLSHWKLPQTLMNLSSRLRSQLTGGRSFPVFPVQPPAVTNSSSSEDEAGRSTSTVVRRRRLRRSTTNTVTDPEEEAVLESRPSDDDDDKGEQEVKEQKQQQEEEETEVRRAARDVEERAQNSSIFKTSILITVVIAAFLCLGHFYEKYEMKKKLFDVDYVMDLTSQEELFEYGMEEMHDNQIPLLMELESIRNENQELILKQAHVQAQRDKLEMLLKEKEEENTDMVSQQQKLAAENQLLKSSLQREEMSLSALQEELKSLHSKIRDLEAMEEGADLLLSENQNLKEQLEEEKQVTRSFHGQLNNMIAEAQTLRKKLDKERKVTDELRRELSQLRSRFPGAGKELGSEAEELQSRLMELEKRLSFEQQRSDLWERLYVETKEERAKGDTEPKVKKPKHGMAGKVKETFDAVKNSTKEFVHHHKEQIKKAKEAVKENLRKFSDSVKSTFRHFKDSASTFINKARGFYKQRSNEKNTRESWQHRSHKPHQRHKHDSGHNTRKSGDKVHRDWEQNTHKAHMKGCSGVFDCAYQESTRLFNKATEPIRADEFHKLLQSYLQQEVDHFHHWKELEMFINNFFRNGVFIHDQMLFTDFVSGVENFLADMRKYHGLDDDAFGDVDDYIYRHFFGETNTKSYGPSGPFEGPEADSKGESRTKQEQRKQQRARSRPHSERKWSRSGRNADRHMADVKIELGPMPFDPKY, encoded by the exons ATGTCAGAGACCTCCAGCGATGCAGAGTCCTCCTGTGGCTGGACTATTATTAGTAATGAG GGTTCAGATATTGAGACTTTGGGATCTGAGACTGCAGTGGAGTACGGAGCTGAGCTGTTAGAGCGCCCTCTGGTGGAAGAACCAGAGGCGCAGGATGTTCAGACTTCAGTATCTGCTG CTGTGTGTGCAGAAGAAAGGACTGCTGATTCACTGGACAACACTCTGGGAGAACAAACTTTAGATGAGACACTGAACGCCTCAGAG GCTGGAGACGAAGCTGCAGGGAAAGAGCCCGTGCTGTCCTCCAGCGACCTCTCCGACATTGTGACTCTGCCAGACTTGAAGGAGGGGGAGCATGCCGAAGTGGAAGAAGAGGCGGCCGTCAGTGAAGATCTTTACCTCGGCACCTCCTGCAGCAGCCAGTACACCTTCAGTGCTGCAGAGACCG GTTTGTTGTTGAGTCACTGGAAACTTCCACAGACTCTGATGAACTTAAGCAGCCGTCTGAGAAGTCAGCTGACCGGTGGCCGCTCTTTTCCAG TTTTCCCAGTGCAGCCGCCAGCGGTGACAAACTCGAGCAGCAGCGAGGACGAGGCTGGACGCAGCACCAGCACTGTTGTACGAAGACGAAGGTTGAGGAGGAGTACCACAAACACCGTGACTGACCCCGAGGAGGAGGCTGTGTTGGAATCTCGCCcgagtgatgatgatgatgataaaggGGAGCAGGAGGTTAAAGAACAGAAGcagcagcaagaggaggaggagactgaAGTGAGAAGAGCTGCTCGGGATGTTGAAGAGAGAGCCCAAAACAGCAGCATCTTCAAAACGTCTATCCTCATCACTGTTGTAATAGCTGCCTTCCTGTGTTTGGGTCACTTCTATG AGAAATACGAGATGAAAAAGAAGCTCTTTGATGTGGACTATGTGATGGACCTTACATCCCAG GAAGAGTTGTTCGAGTATGGCATGGAAGAAATGCATGACAATCAAATTCCATTGCTCATGGAGCTTGAGAGTATTAGGAACGAGAACCAGGAGCTCATTCTGAAACAGGCTCATGTTCAG GCCCAGAGAGATAAGTTGGAAATGTTGCtaaaagagaaggaggaggagaacacTGACATGGTGTCTCAGCAGCAGAAGCTAGCAGCTGAGAACCAGCTGCTGAAAAGCTCTCTGCAGCGAGAAGAGATGTCGTTGTCAGCCTTACAGGAGGAGCTGAAGAGTCTGCACTCTAAGATCAGAGATCTGGAGGCGATGGAAGAAGGAGCCGACTTGCTGCTGTCAGAAAACCAGAAcctgaaagagcagctggaggAAGAGAAGCAGGTGACCAGAAGCTTCCACGGCCAGCTGAATAACATGATAGCCGAAGCACAGACGCTGAGAAAGAAGCTTGACAAAGAGAGGAAGGTCACGGATGAGCTGAGGAGAGAGCTAAGTCAACTGAGAAGTCGATTCCCAGGAGCCGGAAAGGAATTGGGTTCAGAGGCGGAGGAGCTGCAGTCCCGTCTGATGGAGCTGGAGAAGAGGCTGAGCTTTGAGCAGCAGCGCTCTGACCTGTGGGAGCGGCTGTATGTGGAGACCAAAGAGGAAAGAGCCAAAGGAGACACGGAGCCCAAAGTGAAAAAACCAAAGCATGGCATGGCGGGAAAAGTGAAGGAGACGTTTGATGCTGTGAAGAACTCCACCAAGGAGTTCGTACACCACCACAAGGAGCAGATTAAAAAAGCCAAAGAGGCCGTGAAGGAGAACCTGAGGAAGTTCTCTGACTCTGTCAAATCCACTTTCAGACATTTCAAGGATTCTGCCTCGACCTTCATCAATAAAGCCCGAGGGTTTTATAAACAGAGAAGCAATGAGAAGAATACAAGGGAGTCGTGGCAGCACAGATCCCACAAGCCTCATCAACGACACAAACACGACTCTGGCCACAACACCCGGAAGTCAGGAGACAAAGTTCACCGGGACTGGGAGCAAAACACTCACAAAGCCCACATGAAGGGATGCTCCGGGGTTTTCGACTGTGCCTACCAGGAATCCACCAGGCTCTTCAACAAAGCCACAGAGCCAATCAGAGCTGACGAGTTTCACAAGCTGCTGCAGAGCTACCTGCAGCAGGAGGTCGACCACTTCCACCATTGGAAGGAACTGGAGATGTTCATCAACAACTTCTTCCGCAACGGAGTGTTCATTCACGACCAGATGCTGTTCACAGACTTTGTGAGTGGGGTTGAAAACTTTCTCGCAGACATGCGCAAGTACCACGGCCTCGATGATGACGCTTTTGGGGATGTTGATGACTACATCTACAGGCACTTCTTtggagaaacaaacacaaagagttACGGCCCGAG TGGGCCGTTTGAAGGACCCGAGGCAGACTCAAAGGGGGAATCGAGGACAAAGCAGGAGCAGCGTAAGCAGCAGCGAGCCCGGTCTCGACCCCACAGCGAACGCAAGTGGAGCCGATCAGGAAGAAACGCAGACAGACACATGGCTGACGTCAAGATAGAGCTGGGCCCGATGCCCTTTGACCCCAAATACTGA
- the LOC134644842 gene encoding protein PIGBOS1 — translation MFRRRLPFTQLAFATMLGVAGGIYIYRPYFETVPKTSGQQIQDKPKKENERD, via the coding sequence ATGTTTCGAAGAAGACTGCCTTTCACACAGTTAGCCTTTGCCACAATGCTCGGAGTTGCCGGTGGAATTTACATCTACAGACCTTATTTCGAGACCGTGCCAAAGACATCAggacagcagatccaggacaaGCCAAAGAAAGAGAATGAAAGGGACTGA
- the ccpg1 gene encoding cell cycle progression protein 1 isoform X2: protein MSETSSDAESSCGWTIISNEGSDIETLGSETAVEYGAELLERPLVEEPEAQDVQTSVSAAVCAEERTADSLDNTLGEQTLDETLNASEAGDEAAGKEPVLSSSDLSDIVTLPDLKEGEHAEVEEEAAVSEDLYLGTSCSSQYTFSAAETVFPVQPPAVTNSSSSEDEAGRSTSTVVRRRRLRRSTTNTVTDPEEEAVLESRPSDDDDDKGEQEVKEQKQQQEEEETEVRRAARDVEERAQNSSIFKTSILITVVIAAFLCLGHFYEKYEMKKKLFDVDYVMDLTSQEELFEYGMEEMHDNQIPLLMELESIRNENQELILKQAHVQAQRDKLEMLLKEKEEENTDMVSQQQKLAAENQLLKSSLQREEMSLSALQEELKSLHSKIRDLEAMEEGADLLLSENQNLKEQLEEEKQVTRSFHGQLNNMIAEAQTLRKKLDKERKVTDELRRELSQLRSRFPGAGKELGSEAEELQSRLMELEKRLSFEQQRSDLWERLYVETKEERAKGDTEPKVKKPKHGMAGKVKETFDAVKNSTKEFVHHHKEQIKKAKEAVKENLRKFSDSVKSTFRHFKDSASTFINKARGFYKQRSNEKNTRESWQHRSHKPHQRHKHDSGHNTRKSGDKVHRDWEQNTHKAHMKGCSGVFDCAYQESTRLFNKATEPIRADEFHKLLQSYLQQEVDHFHHWKELEMFINNFFRNGVFIHDQMLFTDFVSGVENFLADMRKYHGLDDDAFGDVDDYIYRHFFGETNTKSYGPSGPFEGPEADSKGESRTKQEQRKQQRARSRPHSERKWSRSGRNADRHMADVKIELGPMPFDPKY from the exons ATGTCAGAGACCTCCAGCGATGCAGAGTCCTCCTGTGGCTGGACTATTATTAGTAATGAG GGTTCAGATATTGAGACTTTGGGATCTGAGACTGCAGTGGAGTACGGAGCTGAGCTGTTAGAGCGCCCTCTGGTGGAAGAACCAGAGGCGCAGGATGTTCAGACTTCAGTATCTGCTG CTGTGTGTGCAGAAGAAAGGACTGCTGATTCACTGGACAACACTCTGGGAGAACAAACTTTAGATGAGACACTGAACGCCTCAGAG GCTGGAGACGAAGCTGCAGGGAAAGAGCCCGTGCTGTCCTCCAGCGACCTCTCCGACATTGTGACTCTGCCAGACTTGAAGGAGGGGGAGCATGCCGAAGTGGAAGAAGAGGCGGCCGTCAGTGAAGATCTTTACCTCGGCACCTCCTGCAGCAGCCAGTACACCTTCAGTGCTGCAGAGACCG TTTTCCCAGTGCAGCCGCCAGCGGTGACAAACTCGAGCAGCAGCGAGGACGAGGCTGGACGCAGCACCAGCACTGTTGTACGAAGACGAAGGTTGAGGAGGAGTACCACAAACACCGTGACTGACCCCGAGGAGGAGGCTGTGTTGGAATCTCGCCcgagtgatgatgatgatgataaaggGGAGCAGGAGGTTAAAGAACAGAAGcagcagcaagaggaggaggagactgaAGTGAGAAGAGCTGCTCGGGATGTTGAAGAGAGAGCCCAAAACAGCAGCATCTTCAAAACGTCTATCCTCATCACTGTTGTAATAGCTGCCTTCCTGTGTTTGGGTCACTTCTATG AGAAATACGAGATGAAAAAGAAGCTCTTTGATGTGGACTATGTGATGGACCTTACATCCCAG GAAGAGTTGTTCGAGTATGGCATGGAAGAAATGCATGACAATCAAATTCCATTGCTCATGGAGCTTGAGAGTATTAGGAACGAGAACCAGGAGCTCATTCTGAAACAGGCTCATGTTCAG GCCCAGAGAGATAAGTTGGAAATGTTGCtaaaagagaaggaggaggagaacacTGACATGGTGTCTCAGCAGCAGAAGCTAGCAGCTGAGAACCAGCTGCTGAAAAGCTCTCTGCAGCGAGAAGAGATGTCGTTGTCAGCCTTACAGGAGGAGCTGAAGAGTCTGCACTCTAAGATCAGAGATCTGGAGGCGATGGAAGAAGGAGCCGACTTGCTGCTGTCAGAAAACCAGAAcctgaaagagcagctggaggAAGAGAAGCAGGTGACCAGAAGCTTCCACGGCCAGCTGAATAACATGATAGCCGAAGCACAGACGCTGAGAAAGAAGCTTGACAAAGAGAGGAAGGTCACGGATGAGCTGAGGAGAGAGCTAAGTCAACTGAGAAGTCGATTCCCAGGAGCCGGAAAGGAATTGGGTTCAGAGGCGGAGGAGCTGCAGTCCCGTCTGATGGAGCTGGAGAAGAGGCTGAGCTTTGAGCAGCAGCGCTCTGACCTGTGGGAGCGGCTGTATGTGGAGACCAAAGAGGAAAGAGCCAAAGGAGACACGGAGCCCAAAGTGAAAAAACCAAAGCATGGCATGGCGGGAAAAGTGAAGGAGACGTTTGATGCTGTGAAGAACTCCACCAAGGAGTTCGTACACCACCACAAGGAGCAGATTAAAAAAGCCAAAGAGGCCGTGAAGGAGAACCTGAGGAAGTTCTCTGACTCTGTCAAATCCACTTTCAGACATTTCAAGGATTCTGCCTCGACCTTCATCAATAAAGCCCGAGGGTTTTATAAACAGAGAAGCAATGAGAAGAATACAAGGGAGTCGTGGCAGCACAGATCCCACAAGCCTCATCAACGACACAAACACGACTCTGGCCACAACACCCGGAAGTCAGGAGACAAAGTTCACCGGGACTGGGAGCAAAACACTCACAAAGCCCACATGAAGGGATGCTCCGGGGTTTTCGACTGTGCCTACCAGGAATCCACCAGGCTCTTCAACAAAGCCACAGAGCCAATCAGAGCTGACGAGTTTCACAAGCTGCTGCAGAGCTACCTGCAGCAGGAGGTCGACCACTTCCACCATTGGAAGGAACTGGAGATGTTCATCAACAACTTCTTCCGCAACGGAGTGTTCATTCACGACCAGATGCTGTTCACAGACTTTGTGAGTGGGGTTGAAAACTTTCTCGCAGACATGCGCAAGTACCACGGCCTCGATGATGACGCTTTTGGGGATGTTGATGACTACATCTACAGGCACTTCTTtggagaaacaaacacaaagagttACGGCCCGAG TGGGCCGTTTGAAGGACCCGAGGCAGACTCAAAGGGGGAATCGAGGACAAAGCAGGAGCAGCGTAAGCAGCAGCGAGCCCGGTCTCGACCCCACAGCGAACGCAAGTGGAGCCGATCAGGAAGAAACGCAGACAGACACATGGCTGACGTCAAGATAGAGCTGGGCCCGATGCCCTTTGACCCCAAATACTGA